The proteins below come from a single Chitinophaga pinensis DSM 2588 genomic window:
- a CDS encoding response regulator has translation MANKFESKIYVVDDDPFCLATYDKHLRAQGYEHVHCFLSGADFLAELNGQPDVVLLDHDLGDMTGLEVLKEIKRFNTNIFVIFASSRQQPEIPTESLKNGAFDYIIKDESVLEHITGTLNKLFIVSDYLKKKKINNRFFLFFGLVLASCSLFSYLYEVLRSS, from the coding sequence ATGGCTAACAAGTTCGAAAGCAAGATATACGTAGTAGATGACGATCCGTTCTGCCTCGCCACTTACGATAAACACCTGAGAGCGCAAGGTTACGAACACGTACACTGCTTCCTATCAGGCGCCGACTTCCTCGCCGAACTGAACGGTCAGCCGGATGTAGTCCTCCTGGATCACGACCTGGGCGACATGACCGGACTGGAAGTTTTGAAAGAAATCAAACGCTTTAACACCAACATATTTGTCATCTTCGCCAGCTCACGTCAGCAACCGGAGATCCCTACTGAATCATTAAAGAATGGCGCGTTTGACTACATTATTAAGGACGAAAGTGTGCTGGAACATATCACAGGAACGCTGAACAAACTGTTTATCGTTTCGGATTATCTGAAAAAGAAAAAGATCAATAACAGATTCTTTCTCTTCTTCGGACTGGTCCTCGCCTCCTGTTCACTATTCAGTTATTTATATGAAGTATTGAGATCTTCATAA